In Synechococcus sp. PCC 6312, one genomic interval encodes:
- a CDS encoding type II toxin-antitoxin system death-on-curing family toxin, which translates to MAASFFYFDIHYAVKEHDWIIENSEGYPGISNLGLLESALEHIQNDLYYPEIHHKLTHLVFAVNKFHVFIDGNKRSSIVLGAYFLEINGYDFLVKKFVLEMENIVVWVAEGKVSKELLGELIESLIFEEDFSEELKLKLAHAVMGIGDSNR; encoded by the coding sequence GTGGCAGCAAGTTTTTTTTACTTTGATATTCACTATGCGGTTAAGGAACATGATTGGATCATTGAAAACTCAGAGGGTTATCCGGGAATTAGTAATCTCGGGCTACTAGAGAGTGCATTAGAACACATTCAAAATGATCTTTATTACCCTGAGATTCACCACAAGTTAACTCACCTAGTTTTTGCAGTCAACAAATTTCATGTCTTTATTGATGGAAATAAGCGTTCTAGCATTGTATTAGGAGCTTATTTTCTAGAGATTAATGGCTATGATTTTTTGGTAAAAAAGTTTGTGCTAGAAATGGAAAATATTGTTGTCTGGGTAGCAGAAGGGAAAGTTTCCAAAGAGCTTTTGGGTGAACTAATTGAGTCTCTTATCTTTGAGGAGGATTTTAGTGAAGAACTCAAGTTGAAATTGGCGCATGCTGTGATGGGTATTGGTGACAGCAATAGATAG
- a CDS encoding DUF2281 domain-containing protein, whose product MTTAEKLHQLIATLSEKQIREVLRFAELIQQKQLTTTQSEQSRAIQTMRGLLKTDHAPPTDEEVIALLEQRRMDKYL is encoded by the coding sequence ATGACTACCGCTGAAAAACTCCATCAACTCATCGCAACCCTTTCAGAAAAGCAGATCCGTGAAGTCCTGCGCTTTGCCGAACTGATCCAGCAAAAACAACTCACCACAACCCAATCCGAGCAGTCTAGAGCGATTCAAACAATGCGGGGCCTGCTCAAAACGGATCACGCACCACCCACAGATGAAGAGGTAATTGCCCTGTTAGAACAACGCCGCATGGATAAATATTTGTAA
- a CDS encoding Uma2 family endonuclease, whose protein sequence is MIAVPNQPPKLTPTEYFAWEEQQLHRHEYINGEVYAMSGGTRNHSRIALKFGALLDNHLSNSSCQVFNSDCRVKIVETNDYIYPDVSVSCDPRDKTTDQYITYPCIIIEVLSDSTEAYDRGKKFFRYRQNPQLQDYVLVSSQEIAIDLYRKNSNDHWEIINYRPGDTVELQSVNLSFPIEQVYRGIDFLEVSAESAQP, encoded by the coding sequence ATGATTGCAGTTCCGAATCAACCCCCAAAATTAACACCTACTGAATATTTCGCATGGGAAGAGCAACAATTACACCGCCACGAATATATCAATGGTGAAGTTTATGCCATGAGTGGGGGAACCCGAAACCATAGCCGTATTGCTTTGAAATTCGGTGCTTTACTGGATAATCACTTGTCCAATAGCAGTTGTCAGGTCTTTAACTCCGATTGTCGAGTGAAAATTGTTGAAACCAATGACTACATTTATCCCGATGTCAGTGTTAGTTGTGATCCCAGAGATAAAACAACCGACCAATATATTACCTACCCCTGCATCATCATTGAAGTGTTGTCGGATAGTACCGAAGCCTATGACCGGGGCAAAAAGTTTTTTCGCTATCGTCAGAATCCGCAACTCCAAGATTACGTCTTAGTCAGTTCCCAGGAAATTGCCATTGATCTGTATCGCAAAAATAGTAATGATCATTGGGAGATTATCAATTACCGGCCTGGGGACACCGTAGAATTGCAATCCGTAAACCTGAGCTTTCCAATTGAGCAAGTCTATCGTGGGATCGACTTTTTGGAAGTTTCGGCTGAATCTGCTCAACCTTGA